A segment of the Halovivax limisalsi genome:
TCGGGTCCCGTCTCGAGGATCTCGCGGACCCGCTCGTGGAAGTGCTCGAGCGAGTCCGTGTTTTCGACGACCGCGTCGGCCCGATCCATCGCCTCGCCCATCCCCCAGCCGAGTTCGCGTTCGTCGCGCGCCTCGAGCGACTCGCCGCCGTCGGCCTCGCTCGCGTCGCGCCCGCGCGCCGTGAGGCGCTCGGCTCGCAGCTCGAACGGCGCCTCGATGCTGAGCAGGGTAAAGGCCTCGCCGAACGCGTCTTCGAAGACGTCGACTTCGGCCTCGGAGCGAATCCCGTCGACGAGGACCGTCTCGTGAGCCTCCAGTCGATCCCGGATCATAGGCAGCGAGCGCTCGGCGATCGCTGTCGGGCCGTTCTCGTCGCGCAACGCCTGGGCGACCGCCCCGTGATCTTTCGACGGGTCGAGCCCGCGATCCGCGGTCTCCTGGCGGACGACGTCGCCCATCGTCACCACGGGAATTCCCGCCTCGCGAGCCACCGTGGCGGCCTCGCCCTTGCCGCTGCCCGGCAACCCGACGGTTCCGATGACGTGCATTGGCTCTCGGTACTGGCGAGACGAGCATAAGGGCTGTGGGTTCGCCGTCGCGTTGCGTTCGGACGGACGCGGCCCGTTTCGAACGAATTGCGATCGAACGGGCGGACCACGAGGGACGGTCGCGTCTCACGACCGTGATGGAACGTCCGCGTGTCGACTCGAGC
Coding sequences within it:
- a CDS encoding AAA family ATPase, which gives rise to MHVIGTVGLPGSGKGEAATVAREAGIPVVTMGDVVRQETADRGLDPSKDHGAVAQALRDENGPTAIAERSLPMIRDRLEAHETVLVDGIRSEAEVDVFEDAFGEAFTLLSIEAPFELRAERLTARGRDASEADGGESLEARDERELGWGMGEAMDRADAVVENTDSLEHFHERVREILETGPEATVTRE